CGGCGATTGACAGGCCAGGTCCCCCGCACGCCTGGGGACCGGGGAAGGTTTCCCACGAGCGTTCCGTGCAATCCGTCCTCACGCGCGGAGGCCGGGTCGGGCTAGAACCGGACTCATGAAAGTCGCCGTGCTCACCGGCGGGGGTGATTGCCCCGGCCTCAATGCGGTCATCCGCGCCATTGTCCGCCGTGCCAGCGAGCACGGCTTCGAGATGATGGGCCTGCGTGATGGATGGAAGGGCCTGCTGGACGACAACCACTTCCGCCTCACGCGGGAGACCACCTCCGGCATCCTCCACCGGGGTGGCACCATCCTGGGCACCTCGCGCGTCAACCCGTTCAAGGTGGAGAACGGCCTGGAGCGCGTGAAGCGCGCCATCGAACGCAATGGCATCCACGCGGTCATCGCCATTGGCGGCGAGGGCACCCTGTCCGCCGCCACGCGCATGTCCCAGGAGGGCCTGCGCATCGTCGGCGTGCCGAAGACCATCGACAACGACCTCAACGGCACGGACTTCACGTTCGGGTTCGACACCGCGGTCCACATCGCGACGGAGGCCGTGGACCGGCTGCACTCCACCGCGGAGTCGCACAAGCGCGTCATCGTCTGCGAGGTGATGGGCCGTCACGTCGGCTGGATCGCCACCTACGCGGGCATCGCCGGCGGCGCGGACGTCATCCTCGTCCCGGAGATTCCCGCGGACCTGGAGGCCGTCGCGCAGCACCTCCAGCGCCGGCACGCGGGCGGGCGCTCCTTCTCCATCGTGGTGGTGGCGGAAGGCACGCGCATCAAGATGTCCGCGGACCAGAACGAGCAGCTCGTCACCACGGGCGCCCTGGACGAAGCGGGCCGTCCGCGCCTGGGCGGCGTGGGCAACATCGTCGCGTCGGAGATTGAGCGGCGCACCGGCTTCGAGACGCGCGTCTCCGTGCTGGGCCACATCCAGCGCGGCGGCGCCCCCACGGCGCACGACCGCGTGCTCGCCACCCGGTTCGGCGTGCATGCGTGCGACATGGTGGCCCGGGGCGAGTTCGGCAAGATGGCCGCCCTGCGCGGCAACGAAATCGTCAGCGAGCAGCTGGCCGAAGCCACCCGCGAGCTCAAGCGCGTGCCCAAGGAGTTCTTCGAGGTCGCGCAGGTTTTCTTCGGCTGACATTGACGTGATGCGCCATGCCTGCCCCCACCGGGAGTGGCAGGCATGGCGCCGTGCATCCGGTAGCATCCGGCCCTTCCCCCTCTCCCGAAGGGATGGTGTCGATGCTCACCGGTCGCATGATGGACTTCCCGCT
This DNA window, taken from Corallococcus coralloides DSM 2259, encodes the following:
- a CDS encoding 6-phosphofructokinase, giving the protein MKVAVLTGGGDCPGLNAVIRAIVRRASEHGFEMMGLRDGWKGLLDDNHFRLTRETTSGILHRGGTILGTSRVNPFKVENGLERVKRAIERNGIHAVIAIGGEGTLSAATRMSQEGLRIVGVPKTIDNDLNGTDFTFGFDTAVHIATEAVDRLHSTAESHKRVIVCEVMGRHVGWIATYAGIAGGADVILVPEIPADLEAVAQHLQRRHAGGRSFSIVVVAEGTRIKMSADQNEQLVTTGALDEAGRPRLGGVGNIVASEIERRTGFETRVSVLGHIQRGGAPTAHDRVLATRFGVHACDMVARGEFGKMAALRGNEIVSEQLAEATRELKRVPKEFFEVAQVFFG